The following proteins are co-located in the Paludibaculum fermentans genome:
- a CDS encoding cis-3-hydroxy-L-proline dehydratase, translating into MLITKIKVYQVALPLHEGSYKWSGGNSVEVFDSSVVEIQTDEGISGFGEICPLGPAYLPAYAAGARTGIAELAPHLIGCDPTQLAVINQTMDRAMRGHPYVKSALDMACWDILGKVSGQPAAVLLGGRFGEDFALYRAISQDTPEAMAKMVQVYRDQGYTKFQLKVGGNPDTDIQRIQAAAAGLQPGDVLVADANTGWTQHQAVRIADAVRHEDVYIEQPCFHYEECLAVRQHTDRPMVLDEVIDDVVQVLRGYHDRAMDVINLKISKVGGITKARQIRDLCVSLGIAMTIEDTWGGDIITAAIAHLAHSTPPELLFSSTDFNSYVTVSIAEGAPQRSHGRLAASKAPGLGIAPRFDVLGAAVLETR; encoded by the coding sequence ATGCTGATCACGAAAATCAAGGTGTACCAGGTGGCGCTGCCCCTGCACGAGGGGAGCTACAAATGGTCCGGCGGCAACTCAGTGGAGGTCTTCGACTCCAGCGTGGTGGAGATTCAAACCGATGAAGGGATCAGCGGCTTTGGAGAGATCTGTCCGCTGGGGCCGGCGTACCTGCCCGCTTACGCGGCCGGCGCCCGCACGGGCATTGCCGAGCTCGCGCCGCACCTGATCGGCTGCGATCCCACGCAACTGGCGGTGATCAACCAGACGATGGATCGGGCCATGCGCGGCCATCCCTATGTGAAGTCGGCGCTCGACATGGCTTGCTGGGACATTTTGGGGAAGGTGAGCGGCCAGCCTGCCGCCGTTCTGCTGGGGGGGCGTTTTGGCGAGGACTTCGCCCTGTATCGAGCGATCTCGCAGGACACGCCGGAGGCGATGGCGAAGATGGTCCAGGTCTACCGCGACCAGGGCTATACGAAGTTCCAACTGAAGGTGGGCGGGAATCCGGATACGGACATCCAGCGCATCCAGGCGGCGGCCGCGGGGTTGCAGCCCGGCGATGTCCTGGTGGCGGATGCCAACACCGGCTGGACGCAGCACCAGGCGGTGCGGATCGCCGATGCGGTCCGTCACGAAGACGTGTATATTGAGCAGCCGTGCTTCCACTATGAGGAGTGCCTGGCGGTGCGCCAGCACACGGACCGGCCGATGGTGCTGGACGAGGTGATCGACGACGTGGTCCAGGTGTTGCGCGGGTATCACGACCGGGCGATGGACGTCATCAACCTGAAGATCTCGAAGGTGGGCGGGATCACGAAGGCGCGGCAGATCCGCGACCTGTGCGTCTCGCTGGGCATTGCCATGACGATCGAAGATACGTGGGGCGGCGACATCATTACGGCGGCCATCGCGCACCTGGCGCACAGCACTCCACCGGAGTTGCTGTTCTCGTCGACGGACTTCAATAGCTATGTCACCGTCAGCATTGCGGAAGGCGCGCCACAGAGGAGCCATGGCCGTCTCGCGGCTTCCAAGGCTCCGGGGTTGGGCATCGCGCCGCGGTTCGACGTGCTGGGGGCCGCGGTGTTGGAGACCCGATAG
- a CDS encoding M1 family metallopeptidase — MIRAWLVLAASLVADNPPQQFERSRDYDVQHYRIELRLDEKTHSFQGSTRISLQPLKDAFTLCELDAETFTVLGVKDAEGPLRFEQGPGKLAVHLPRPYQYREAVSFTVAYEARGVKVDPEKYGMQKEYDLGLNFKDETQEHPAVINTLSFPEGARHWFPSNDQPNDKATSEVIATVRADYEVVSNGRLLETTRSGNTRTFHWSQEQPHSTYLFVLAAGPYVRVPDGGGPLPISYWVYPKDEKNATRSFGRTREIIQFFEREYGVPFPWAKYDQVTIPGIGGGAESTSATVVSDGTIHDEKADKDYPSHWLVAHEAAHQWWGDLVTMRGWSETWINESFATYGEYLYSKHSLGEDEGALNLALKRNRYLEEARTKYRRPIVSDRWTTPNQNFDRHTYEKGAAVLHMLRWSMGDREFQRATAHFLKKHSFQAADTHDLLIAIREATGQVQDSFFEQWIYQAGHPVFEVRWAWLEGEGAVELTVVQKQAPLFSTPVDIGVTTGSGKKVERLQIGKRDRQVFRIACASRPRLVRFDEGNHLLMEMEFPKEVEELEYQLEHDDAMGRMWAASQLKGKGAEAALRKAAHSDPFWAVRREALQALEGNAAFFSECVKDPKPGVRAAAIKRLAALKDCGLMAERFRAEDSYAVQAEALRAMGSCGDRSQLPLLKEAAAMESPGQVLRRAAQSALGVLGER; from the coding sequence GTGATTCGGGCCTGGCTTGTGCTGGCCGCTTCGCTGGTTGCGGACAACCCGCCGCAGCAGTTTGAACGCAGCCGGGACTACGATGTGCAGCATTACCGCATCGAGCTGAGGCTGGATGAGAAGACGCACTCCTTTCAGGGCTCCACCCGCATCAGCCTGCAGCCGCTGAAGGACGCATTCACGCTTTGTGAACTGGATGCAGAGACGTTCACGGTACTGGGCGTGAAGGACGCGGAGGGTCCGCTGCGCTTCGAGCAGGGTCCGGGGAAGCTGGCCGTGCACCTGCCCCGGCCCTACCAGTATCGGGAGGCGGTGTCGTTCACGGTTGCCTATGAAGCTCGCGGCGTGAAGGTGGATCCGGAGAAGTACGGCATGCAGAAGGAGTACGACCTTGGACTCAATTTCAAGGACGAGACTCAGGAGCATCCGGCGGTGATCAACACGCTCTCATTTCCGGAGGGCGCGCGTCACTGGTTTCCGTCGAACGACCAGCCGAACGACAAGGCGACCTCCGAGGTCATTGCCACGGTGCGGGCCGATTACGAGGTGGTCTCGAATGGCCGGCTGCTGGAGACCACACGCAGCGGGAACACGCGCACGTTCCACTGGTCACAGGAGCAGCCGCACTCGACGTACCTGTTCGTGCTGGCGGCCGGCCCGTATGTGCGGGTGCCAGATGGCGGAGGACCGCTGCCGATCAGTTACTGGGTCTATCCCAAGGACGAGAAGAATGCCACGCGTTCGTTCGGCCGAACGCGCGAGATCATTCAGTTCTTCGAACGCGAGTATGGCGTGCCTTTTCCGTGGGCCAAGTACGATCAGGTGACGATTCCGGGCATCGGCGGCGGCGCGGAGAGCACCTCGGCTACCGTCGTTTCGGACGGGACGATCCACGACGAGAAGGCGGACAAGGACTATCCCAGCCATTGGCTGGTGGCGCACGAAGCGGCGCATCAATGGTGGGGCGACCTGGTGACGATGCGCGGGTGGAGCGAAACCTGGATCAACGAGAGCTTCGCCACCTATGGCGAGTACCTGTATTCCAAGCATTCCCTGGGGGAGGACGAGGGCGCGCTGAACCTGGCGTTGAAGAGGAACCGGTATCTGGAAGAGGCCAGAACGAAGTACCGGAGGCCGATCGTCTCCGACCGTTGGACGACGCCGAACCAGAACTTCGACCGGCACACGTATGAGAAGGGGGCGGCCGTCCTGCATATGCTGCGGTGGAGCATGGGCGACCGGGAGTTCCAACGCGCCACGGCGCACTTCCTGAAGAAGCACTCGTTTCAGGCGGCCGATACGCACGACCTGCTGATCGCCATCCGTGAAGCGACCGGGCAGGTGCAGGACTCGTTCTTCGAGCAATGGATCTACCAGGCCGGCCACCCGGTGTTCGAGGTGCGGTGGGCGTGGCTGGAGGGAGAGGGCGCGGTGGAACTCACGGTGGTGCAGAAGCAGGCTCCGCTGTTCAGCACGCCGGTGGACATCGGGGTGACTACGGGCTCCGGCAAGAAGGTGGAGCGGCTGCAGATTGGTAAGCGGGATCGGCAGGTGTTCCGAATCGCCTGCGCGTCCAGACCGCGGCTGGTGCGCTTCGACGAGGGCAATCACCTGCTGATGGAGATGGAGTTCCCGAAAGAGGTGGAGGAGCTGGAGTACCAACTGGAGCATGACGATGCGATGGGCCGGATGTGGGCCGCGTCGCAACTGAAAGGAAAGGGGGCCGAGGCGGCGCTGCGGAAGGCAGCGCATAGCGACCCGTTCTGGGCGGTGCGGCGAGAGGCCCTGCAGGCACTGGAGGGGAATGCGGCCTTCTTCTCGGAGTGTGTGAAGGACCCGAAACCGGGGGTCCGGGCGGCAGCGATCAAGAGACTGGCGGCGTTGAAGGACTGCGGCCTGATGGCCGAGCGCTTCCGGGCTGAGGATAGCTACGCCGTGCAGGCGGAGGCGCTCCGGGCAATGGGGAGTTGCGGAGACCGGAGCCAACTGCCCCTGCTGAAGGAGGCCGCGGCCATGGAGTCACCCGGCCAGGTGCTGAGGCGGGCGGCGCAGAGTGCGCTGGGGGTGCTCGGAGAGAGATAG
- a CDS encoding carboxylesterase/lipase family protein, with protein sequence MIRTVFVALLVVGSAAAAKPVRTDRGLVEGVATTDGAITVFRGIPYAAPPVGDLRWRAPQPALPWKGVLKADHFSRSCMQASPSSVGPWTEEYMDQGERSEDCLYLNVWTGGASGKRPVMLWIHGGAFDQGSTSVTLYNGEALARKGIVVVTIHYRLGVFGFLAHPELTRESETHSSGNYGLLDAVAALQWVKANIAAFGGDPARVTIAGQSAGASAVHALLASPLAKGLFHGAIAQSGSSIGGRQRSLADAEKDGLRFQAAKKAGSLKDLRALPVYQLMAPVEGAAFRWSLAVDGALLPDTVSAIFAQGKQNDVATLTGWCADEGSADAKYGKRTPEEFEREVRRTPMGGTGGFFGLTPAGDLADEFLKFYPASTPGPSQIESARAQNMVSTFLWAKQRAAHSRTAVYTYLWDHPLPGPKRDQYGAFHSSELPYMFNSLAAVQRPWEPADAAMADKTTSYWANFVKTGNPNGDGLPQWPALDGNTPVTMELGERFEVRPIAGAGQVQLLEKILTRALNAAGR encoded by the coding sequence ATGATTCGCACCGTCTTTGTCGCCTTGCTCGTCGTGGGTTCGGCCGCTGCCGCTAAGCCCGTCCGGACAGACCGCGGCCTGGTGGAAGGGGTCGCCACTACCGATGGCGCCATCACCGTATTCCGGGGCATTCCTTACGCCGCCCCGCCGGTGGGCGATCTGCGCTGGCGGGCTCCCCAGCCGGCCCTCCCGTGGAAAGGCGTCCTGAAAGCGGACCACTTTTCGCGCTCCTGCATGCAGGCCTCTCCGAGTTCGGTGGGCCCCTGGACCGAAGAGTACATGGACCAGGGCGAACGCAGCGAGGACTGCCTCTATTTGAACGTATGGACCGGCGGCGCCTCCGGCAAACGGCCCGTGATGCTCTGGATCCATGGCGGCGCCTTCGACCAGGGCTCCACCTCCGTCACCCTTTACAATGGCGAAGCTCTGGCGCGAAAAGGCATCGTGGTGGTGACCATCCACTACCGCCTGGGCGTCTTCGGCTTCCTCGCGCATCCGGAACTGACCCGGGAATCCGAAACCCATTCCTCCGGCAACTACGGCCTGTTGGACGCGGTGGCCGCCCTCCAGTGGGTCAAGGCCAACATCGCGGCCTTCGGAGGCGATCCCGCCCGGGTGACCATCGCGGGCCAATCGGCCGGAGCGTCGGCCGTGCATGCGCTGCTGGCGTCTCCTCTCGCCAAAGGACTTTTCCACGGGGCCATCGCGCAGAGCGGCTCGAGCATCGGTGGCCGGCAGCGTTCGCTGGCCGACGCGGAGAAAGACGGCCTGCGGTTCCAGGCGGCGAAAAAGGCCGGATCCCTGAAGGACCTGCGCGCCCTGCCGGTCTACCAACTGATGGCCCCGGTCGAGGGGGCCGCCTTCCGCTGGAGCCTCGCGGTCGATGGGGCGCTGCTGCCCGACACCGTCAGCGCGATCTTTGCGCAGGGTAAGCAGAACGACGTTGCGACCCTCACAGGCTGGTGCGCCGATGAGGGCAGCGCCGACGCGAAGTACGGCAAACGCACACCCGAAGAGTTTGAGCGGGAGGTGCGCCGCACCCCCATGGGCGGCACCGGCGGCTTCTTCGGCTTGACCCCCGCCGGCGACCTGGCGGACGAGTTTCTGAAGTTCTACCCCGCCTCCACTCCCGGCCCATCGCAGATCGAGAGCGCCCGCGCCCAAAACATGGTGTCGACGTTCCTGTGGGCGAAACAGCGGGCGGCCCACTCCAGGACAGCGGTCTATACGTATCTGTGGGACCACCCGCTGCCAGGACCCAAGCGGGACCAGTACGGCGCGTTCCATTCTTCAGAGCTGCCTTACATGTTCAACAGCCTCGCCGCAGTCCAGCGGCCCTGGGAACCGGCCGACGCGGCGATGGCGGACAAGACCACCAGCTACTGGGCCAACTTCGTCAAAACCGGCAACCCGAACGGAGACGGGCTCCCGCAGTGGCCGGCGCTCGACGGGAACACGCCCGTCACCATGGAACTCGGCGAGCGCTTCGAAGTCCGGCCCATCGCCGGGGCCGGGCAGGTCCAGCTTCTGGAGAAGATTCTCACCCGGGCGCTGAACGCCGCTGGACGCTAA